CGACGGCGAGCGTGCCGTCGTACGCCACCGGATACTGCACCTGAAACCTGGTGCGAAAATTCAAGACGTCTACTTCCGAGGCGGGCGACGCGCCATCCATCCCCGTATCGCTTCCCGAAACGGCAACGAACGCGACGCGATTCTTGTACGCGGCGTAGAGCTTGTTAAGGACCGCCGTTTCGCGCTGGCAGTGCGGACACCACGTCGCGAAGACTTCGAGAAAGACCGGCTTTTTCGCGGTTGCGAGATCGAACGGACCGTCGGTGGTGGCAGCCTGAAATTCCGGCGCCGTCGCGCCCAGTACCGCTTTACCGATCGTCGGCGCTTGCGAAGCGTTCTGCAACGGCTGCGATGGATGCACCCGCACCCATACGATCGCACCCACGATCAAGAGCGCGACAACAACGATTGACGCGACGCCCAGCGTGCGCTTGTTCATGGATGGATTCTCCGATCGAGAGCGAGCGCGCCGGGCGCGCCGTAAGCGATAATCGCGGCAATCGCCGCAAGAGCGAGATCGAAAGCGACATGCGGCCAATCCGCCGTCGCGACGTCGTGCGGGCCGAAACATCCACAGTCGGCCGGAATGTGACGCAATACCGCGGAAGCGATCGCCCCGGCATAGAGCGCGAACTGTATGGCAATCACGATAGCGACCGTTCGTGTGAAGAGCCCGAGAAGCAGATACCCCCCGAAGAATATCTCGACGTACGGCAGCGCCAGCGCCAGCGGGGCCACTACGGCTCCGGGCAAGAGGCGAAAGCCGGCGATTGCGGAGGCTAGATCGGCCGCGTGGCCGATTTTGAGCGCGCCCGCAACGATGAGAACCGCAGCCAGGGCGATGCGAAGGACGAGGGTGACCGTTGGCATCTGCTCGCCTGCTGCGCCTCGCTTGGGGCGTTCCCCTTCATTGAAAAACGAACATGGTTTTCATTCGACTTTGCTCGGAGGAACTCACTTCTTAGTTAGGCTAACCTAACGATAGCGATGGCTGCTATCGATTCCATCCCGCCGGACGCATCCGGCCGCGTAGGCCTGCGACGCTGGCTCCTCCGTTTTTTTGCGGTCTTGGGGCCGGGCATCGTGGTGGCTTTCGCGGATACCGAAGCGGGCAGCATCACCACCGCCGCAACGTCGGGCGCGCAGTATGGATACAAACTCATCCTTCTGCAAGTGATGCTCATCGTTCCACTCTTCGTCGTGCAAGAGATGACGGTGCGGTTGGGGACCGTCACCGGCAAGGGCCACGCGCGGCTCATTCGCGAGCATTACGGTTTGGGCTGGACGTGGGTTTCGCTGGGTACGATGCTCATCACGAACGTCGCGGCGTTGGTAACGGAATTTGCCGGCATTGCCGGCGCCGCGGACATCTTCGGCCTCTCCGCGCCGATGTTCGTGATCGCGGCGGCGATTCTGCTTTGCGTGGTCATCTTCACCGCGTCGTACAAGCGTGCCGAACTCTTTGCTTTCGCGCTCTGCTTGATGGAGCTACTCTTCATTCCGGCGGCTTTCGCGGCGCATCCGCCGACGCGCGCGGTCGTCATGCAAGGGCTGTTCGGCAATCAGCCTCTCCACGATTATAACTACCTGCTGTTGATCGCATCGAACATCGGCGCGGTCATCATGCCGTGGATGATCTTCTACCAACAGAGCGCGACCGTCGACAAGGGCCTGGGCGTGCGCGACATGATCTTTGCGCGCATCGATACGGCCATCGGCGCCGTCGCCACGCAGGTCATCATGTGCGCGGTGGTCGTTACCACCGCGGCGACGCTCTTCGTAAACCATATCAAAGTG
The sequence above is drawn from the Candidatus Dormiibacterota bacterium genome and encodes:
- a CDS encoding MauE/DoxX family redox-associated membrane protein, which codes for MPTVTLVLRIALAAVLIVAGALKIGHAADLASAIAGFRLLPGAVVAPLALALPYVEIFFGGYLLLGLFTRTVAIVIAIQFALYAGAIASAVLRHIPADCGCFGPHDVATADWPHVAFDLALAAIAAIIAYGAPGALALDRRIHP
- a CDS encoding TlpA disulfide reductase family protein, with amino-acid sequence MNKRTLGVASIVVVALLIVGAIVWVRVHPSQPLQNASQAPTIGKAVLGATAPEFQAATTDGPFDLATAKKPVFLEVFATWCPHCQRETAVLNKLYAAYKNRVAFVAVSGSDTGMDGASPASEVDVLNFRTRFQVQYPVAYDGTLAVANLYLQGGFPTIVVIDSHKKIAYLTSGETPYGELASQLNKVLP
- a CDS encoding divalent metal cation transporter, encoding MAAIDSIPPDASGRVGLRRWLLRFFAVLGPGIVVAFADTEAGSITTAATSGAQYGYKLILLQVMLIVPLFVVQEMTVRLGTVTGKGHARLIREHYGLGWTWVSLGTMLITNVAALVTEFAGIAGAADIFGLSAPMFVIAAAILLCVVIFTASYKRAELFAFALCLMELLFIPAAFAAHPPTRAVVMQGLFGNQPLHDYNYLLLIASNIGAVIMPWMIFYQQSATVDKGLGVRDMIFARIDTAIGAVATQVIMCAVVVTTAATLFVNHIKVTDAAHAALALEPLVGPFAGVTFGAALIGASMLGAFVVSLATAWAFGEAFGWRCSLNDGLRAKRFTALYLACVIVAAGFVLIPHLPLIQLTVYVEAFNG